The genomic interval TGGTGACGGAGGGCACCTCGAGCCAGCCGGTGCGCTTCAACTCGGCCACGAGCGGGATCGGCTCCTGGTACGGCGTGGACTTCTTGCCGGGCGCGACCGGCAGCGTCATCCGCGGGCTGATCGTCCAGCACGCGACCTACGGGCTCCGGCTCCAGTCGTCGCCCGGGACCTTCGACCGGCTGACCCTCACCCGGAACACCCACGGCGTCTACGCGACCAGCGGGGGGAGCGCGACGATCGCGAACGCGCTCCTCGTCGACAACTCTCCGTACGGCGCATATACGACGGGATCCGGGAGCATCTCCCTGGCCCACGCGACCGTCTACGGGAACATCGACGGGATCTATCTCAGCGGCGGCACCGTCGACGTGGTGAACAGCATCATCACCGGCAACTCCGACGACGGCATGGACCAGAACTCGGGGAGCGCCACCATCCGCTACAGCAACGTCTGGGGCAACGGAGGCGTCGACTTCGAGGGCACCGTCAGCCGCGGCGCGGGCATGCTCTCCACCAACCCCTTCTACGCGGGCGCGCCGAGCGACCTGCGGCTGACGTCGACGAGCGCGTGCATCGACAGCGGGACGGCCACCGGCGCGTCGATGACCGACCGCGACGGCGCGAGCCGGCCCATCGATGGCGACGGGATCGGCGGCGCGGGCTACGACATGGGCGCCTACGAGTACGCGTCGATGACGGTCTGCGGCGACGGCGTCATCGGCGCGGGCGAGACCTGCGACGACGGCGCCATGAACGGGGGCTACGGCTTCTGCAATGGCACCTGCACCGGCCTCGGGCCGCGCTGCGGCGACGGGATGACCAACGGCCCGGAGGCCTGCGACGACGGCAACGGGATCGAGACCGACGCCTGCCTCTCGACCTGCGTGGCCGCGACGTGCGGCGACGGCTTCGTGCGCGCCGGCGTGGAGACCTGTGACGACGGCAACACCGACGACACCGACGCCTGCGTGATGTGCATGCCCGCCACCTGCGGCGACGGGTTCGTGCGCGCCGGCGTCGAGGCGTGCGACGACGGCAACGCCGTCAACACCGACGCCTGCGTGATGTGCAGCGCCGCCACCTGCGGCGACGGCTTCGTGCAGACGGGGGTCGAGCAGTGCGACGACGCCAACGCGTCCAACACGGACGCCTGCACGAACATGTGCATGACCGCGCGCTGCGGAGACGGCTACGTCGGGCCCGGCGAGAGCTGCGACGACGGGAACACCGTCAACGACGACGCCTGCTCGAACACCTGCCGCCCGGCGAGCTGCGGGGACGGGATCGTGCAGATGGGCGAGGAGTGCGACGACGGCAACAGCGTCAACGACGACGCCTGCACCAACGCGTGCCGCGCGCCCATCTGCGGCGACGGCGTCGTGCAGAGCGGCGAGGAGTGCGACGACGGCAACCGGGTCGACGACGACACCTGCACCAACGCCTGCACCCGCGCGCGCTGCGGCGACGGAGTCCTGCAGAGCGGCGAGGAGTGCGACGACGGCAACACCGACCCGTCCGACGCGTGCACCACGGCGTGCCGCGCCGCCGTCTGCGGCGACGGCTTCCTCCAGGTGGGCGTCGAGGCGTGCGACGACGGCAACGGCTTCAACGACGACGGCTGCGTGGAGGGCTGCGTCGAGGCGCGCTGCGGCGACGGCTACCTGCGCGACGGCGTCGAGGCCTGCGACGACGGCAACGACGTCGACGGCGACGGCTGCTCGGCCATCTGCGCCCTCGCGACCTGCGGCGACGGCGCGGTGCAGACGGGTGAGGAGTGCGACGACGGCAACGCGAGCAACATCGACGGCTGCCTGAACACGTGCCTCAACGCGCGCTGCGGAGACGGCTTCATCCGGGCCGGCGCCGAGGCCTGCGACGACGGCAACGACCTCGACAACGACGCCTGCCTCTCGACATGCCGCAACGCGAGCTGCGGAGACGGCTTCGTGTGGGCCGGCATGGAGAGCTGCGACGACGGGAACGGCGCCCAGACCGACGCGTGCCTCGCGAGCTGCGAGGAGGCCTCTTGCGGAGACGGCTTCGTGCAGGACGGCGTCGAGGGCTGCGACGACGGGAACGAGGCGAGCGGCGACGGCTGCAGCGCCGCGTGCACCGAAGAGAGCGTCGGACCGGGTCCCGACGGTGGCGTGATCGGCGCCGATGGCGGCGTGACGCCGGGCGTGGACGGAGGCACCGCGCCTCCGGCCGACGGCGGGTGCGGCTGCCGCGTCGGGGGCACGCGCTCGAGCGGGCTGGGCGCCCTGGCGCTGCTCGCGCTCGGGCTGCTCTGGCGGCGTCGGCGGCGCGGCTGACGTATCCTCCGTCCGTGCGGATCTCCACCGAACGGCGCGCGCTTCGATGACCGAGGCGCGCGCGCTCCAGCGGCCGCCGGCCGAGGTGCGCTTCCGGGACGAGCTCGCGCAGCTCGCCCAGGAAGACGCCGGCCAGCCCCGCCCGCCGGGCTGGAAGCTCTCGATGCCGACGGTGCGGCGCTTCGTCCTCGGGGACCCGGCGAGCGGCATCCAGAGCAAGATCGTCGGCCCGCCGAGCGCCATCGACCGCGCGATGGTCAGCCTCGCGACCCAGCGCGGGCTGATGCTCGTGGGCGCGCCCGGCACCGCGAAGTCGCTCCTCGCGGAGCTGCTCGCGGCGGCGATCAGCGGCCGCTCCACGCTCACCATCCAGGGCGGGGCCGCGACCACCGAGGACCAGATCACCTACGGGTGGAACTACGCGCTCCTCGTCGCCGAGGGTCCGAGCGAGCGGAGCCTGGTGCCGGCCCCGGTGCTGACCGGCATGCGAGAGGGTCTGATCGTGCGCTTCGAGGAGATCACGCGCTGCCCTCTCGAGGTGCAGGACGCGCTGCTCTCGGTGCTCTCCGAGCGCGCGCTCACGGTGCCGGAGCTGGGCGAGGCGCACACCGTCTACGCCCGCGAGGGCTTCAACCTCATCGCGACCGCGAACACGCGCGACCGCGGCGTGAACGAGACGAGCGACGCGCTGCGGCGCCGCTTCAACTTCGAGACGATGTTCCCGATCGCCGACTTCCGCGCGGAGCTCGCCCTGGTGGAGCGAGAGTCCAGCGAGCTGCTGGCCCGGAGCGGGGTGCCGGAGGCGCTCCCCGAGGACGCGCTCGCGGTGATCGTGGAGACCTTCCGCGCGCTGCGCGAGGAGACGGCCGAATCGGCGTGGGGGGAGGCGCCGAACGCCGCGGCCATGAGCACGGCCGAGTGCGTCTCGGTCGCGCACGCCGTCGGGGTCCGCGCGCGCTTCGCGCGGGGTGGCCAGGCGGGCCCGAAGGAGCTGATGAGCGACTTCGTCGAGCACCTCGCGGGCGCCGCGGCGCAGGACGATCCCGAGGCGCTTCGCCGGCTTCGTCGCCACCTCGAGCAGCGCACCAAGCGACGCGAGGGCGCGTGGTGGGAGGCGCTCCACGCCGCGAAACATCGTCTGCCCGAGCCTTGATGGGTAAGATGGCCGGATGCGCAGTCTTCGCTTTCTCTTCTCGGCGCTCCTCGCCGCGCTCTGGCTCGGCGCCCTCCCCGCCTGCAACCCGGGCATGACCGCCCCGCCGGGCGACGCCGGCGCCCCGTCCTGCACCGGGTGCGTCGACACGGAGTCGGGCGGCTGCGTCCGCGGCACGGTCGACGATCGGTGCGGCACGGGCGGCGAGGCGTGCGTGGCCTGCGGCGATGGAGAGGAGTGCGTCGACAACGCGTGCGCGCCGCGCGGCGGCTGCAACGCGGCCACCTGCCCGGGCTGCTGTCGGGGCGACGTGTGCGTGGCCATCGAGCGGGACGACGCGTGCGGCAGCGGCGGCGCGGAGTGCGCGGCGTGTGCGCGTGAGGAGACCTGCGTGGACGGCGCCTGCGTGGCCGCGACGGGCTGCGGGCCGGGCAGCTGCGCGGGCTGCTGCAGCGCGGGAGACACCTGCGAAGACGGATCTCAGGTCACCGCGTGCGGCCGGACGGGCGGGCTCTGTGAGGCGTGCGCCGACGGCTGGAGCTGCGTCGACGGGACCTGCACGCCGCCCTGCGAGGAGTGGTGCGGCGGCTGCTGCGACGCGGACGGGGTCTGCCAGGGCGGCGAGGGCGACGCCGCGTGCGGAGACTCGGGCGCTGCGTGCGCGGACTGCGGAGCGGGCGGCGAGTGCCGGGAGGGCGCGTGCGTCGACCTGAGCTGCTCGGAGACCTGCGGCGGCTGCTGCGAGGGCGACGCCTGCCTCGCGGGCGATCTCGGCGGCGCGTGCGGGAGCGCGGGCAACGCCTGCGTCGACTGCGGCCCCGCGTTCACGTGCGCGTCGGGGGGCTGCGTGGTCGACC from Sandaracinaceae bacterium carries:
- a CDS encoding DUF4215 domain-containing protein, which encodes YEGTVSRTRTDSANPLFVSAGDLRLTSNSPSRFGAGDGSDQGALPYGSDATPGLHGTLWTDTTVPAGSTTVAGDLTIAPGVTLTLRAGATLVFQASDLMQAYENTSRAELRVLGRLVTEGTSSQPVRFNSATSGIGSWYGVDFLPGATGSVIRGLIVQHATYGLRLQSSPGTFDRLTLTRNTHGVYATSGGSATIANALLVDNSPYGAYTTGSGSISLAHATVYGNIDGIYLSGGTVDVVNSIITGNSDDGMDQNSGSATIRYSNVWGNGGVDFEGTVSRGAGMLSTNPFYAGAPSDLRLTSTSACIDSGTATGASMTDRDGASRPIDGDGIGGAGYDMGAYEYASMTVCGDGVIGAGETCDDGAMNGGYGFCNGTCTGLGPRCGDGMTNGPEACDDGNGIETDACLSTCVAATCGDGFVRAGVETCDDGNTDDTDACVMCMPATCGDGFVRAGVEACDDGNAVNTDACVMCSAATCGDGFVQTGVEQCDDANASNTDACTNMCMTARCGDGYVGPGESCDDGNTVNDDACSNTCRPASCGDGIVQMGEECDDGNSVNDDACTNACRAPICGDGVVQSGEECDDGNRVDDDTCTNACTRARCGDGVLQSGEECDDGNTDPSDACTTACRAAVCGDGFLQVGVEACDDGNGFNDDGCVEGCVEARCGDGYLRDGVEACDDGNDVDGDGCSAICALATCGDGAVQTGEECDDGNASNIDGCLNTCLNARCGDGFIRAGAEACDDGNDLDNDACLSTCRNASCGDGFVWAGMESCDDGNGAQTDACLASCEEASCGDGFVQDGVEGCDDGNEASGDGCSAACTEESVGPGPDGGVIGADGGVTPGVDGGTAPPADGGCGCRVGGTRSSGLGALALLALGLLWRRRRRG
- a CDS encoding AAA family ATPase — its product is MTEARALQRPPAEVRFRDELAQLAQEDAGQPRPPGWKLSMPTVRRFVLGDPASGIQSKIVGPPSAIDRAMVSLATQRGLMLVGAPGTAKSLLAELLAAAISGRSTLTIQGGAATTEDQITYGWNYALLVAEGPSERSLVPAPVLTGMREGLIVRFEEITRCPLEVQDALLSVLSERALTVPELGEAHTVYAREGFNLIATANTRDRGVNETSDALRRRFNFETMFPIADFRAELALVERESSELLARSGVPEALPEDALAVIVETFRALREETAESAWGEAPNAAAMSTAECVSVAHAVGVRARFARGGQAGPKELMSDFVEHLAGAAAQDDPEALRRLRRHLEQRTKRREGAWWEALHAAKHRLPEP